The Scatophagus argus isolate fScaArg1 chromosome 20, fScaArg1.pri, whole genome shotgun sequence genome window below encodes:
- the LOC124051236 gene encoding secretory carrier-associated membrane protein 1-like isoform X2 → MSDFDSNPFADPEFNNPFPDPSVTQVRQAASPGLEEYNPFTDAKPMAQAPKTAGSTVNTQPAIMKPTEEPPAYSQTQEQSRGAAELLRRQEELERKAAELDRREREMQSLSASGGRKNNWPPLPENFPVGPCFYHDITVDIPVEFQKTVKIMYYLWMFHTGTLLANMVGCMAWFIVDASRGVDFGLSILWLMLFTPCSFVCWYRPLYGAFRSDSSFRFFVFFFVYICQFGIYVLQSIGIRGWGASGWISALTGLNQSIPVGIIMILIAALFTSLAVMSLIMFKKVHAMYRTTGASFERAQQEFATGVMSNKTVQAAAANAASKAAQGTFKEQI, encoded by the exons ATGTCAGATTTCGACAGCAACCCGTTCGCAGACCCGGAGTTTAACAACCCGTTCCCG GATCCATCAGTGACACAAGTACGACAGGCTGCTTCTCCGGGCTTGGAGGAGTACAATCCCTTCACAGATGCCAAACCA ATGGCGCAGGCGCCCAAGACTGCAGGATCCACCGTCAACACGCAGCCCGCCATCATGAAGCCCACGGAGGAGCCTCCAGCCTACTCACAGACACAG gagcaGTCGCGAGGAGCTGCTGAGCTGttgaggaggcaggaggagctggagaggaaggCTGCAGAACTGGACCGCcgggagagagagatgcagtCGCTCAGCGCTTCAGGAG GCAGGAAAAACAACTGGCCTCCCCTCCCAGAGAATTTCCCCGTGGGTCCGTGTTTCTACCACGACATCACAGTGGACATCCCCGTGGAGTTTCAGAAGACCGTCAAGATCATGTATTACCTCTGGATGT TTCACACAGGGACGCTGCTCGCCAACATGGTGGGCTGCATGGCCTGGTTCATCGTGGACGCGTCACGTGGCGTGGACTTTGGCCTGTCCATCCTCTGGCTCATGCTCTTCACTCCGTGTTCGTTCGTCTGCTGGTACAGACCACTTTATGGAGCGTTCAG GAGTGACAGCTCCTTCAggttctttgtgttcttcttcGTGTACATCTGTCAGTTTGGCATCTACGTTCTGCAGTCTATCGGCATCAGAGGCTGGGGCGCCAG CGGGTGGATCTCAGCTCTGACCGGCCTGAATCAGAGCATCCCAGTGGGTATTATAATGATCCTCATCGCTGCTCTCTTTACCTCACTGGCTGTCATGTCCCTCATCATGTTCAAAAAG GTCCATGCGATGTACCGGACCACCGGCGCCAGCTTTGAGAGGGCCCAGCAGGAGTTTGCCACCGGCGTCATGTCCAACAAGACGgtccaggctgctgctgctaacgCCGCCTCCAAGGCGGCACAAGGAACCTTCAAGGAGCAGATCTGA
- the LOC124051236 gene encoding secretory carrier-associated membrane protein 1-like isoform X1 has product MSDFDSNPFADPEFNNPFPDPSVTQVRQAASPGLEEYNPFTDAKPVSTFAANLVAAPKTAGSTVNTQPAIMKPTEEPPAYSQTQEQSRGAAELLRRQEELERKAAELDRREREMQSLSASGGRKNNWPPLPENFPVGPCFYHDITVDIPVEFQKTVKIMYYLWMFHTGTLLANMVGCMAWFIVDASRGVDFGLSILWLMLFTPCSFVCWYRPLYGAFRSDSSFRFFVFFFVYICQFGIYVLQSIGIRGWGASGWISALTGLNQSIPVGIIMILIAALFTSLAVMSLIMFKKVHAMYRTTGASFERAQQEFATGVMSNKTVQAAAANAASKAAQGTFKEQI; this is encoded by the exons ATGTCAGATTTCGACAGCAACCCGTTCGCAGACCCGGAGTTTAACAACCCGTTCCCG GATCCATCAGTGACACAAGTACGACAGGCTGCTTCTCCGGGCTTGGAGGAGTACAATCCCTTCACAGATGCCAAACCAGTGAGTACTTTTGCAGCCAACCTGGTGGCA GCGCCCAAGACTGCAGGATCCACCGTCAACACGCAGCCCGCCATCATGAAGCCCACGGAGGAGCCTCCAGCCTACTCACAGACACAG gagcaGTCGCGAGGAGCTGCTGAGCTGttgaggaggcaggaggagctggagaggaaggCTGCAGAACTGGACCGCcgggagagagagatgcagtCGCTCAGCGCTTCAGGAG GCAGGAAAAACAACTGGCCTCCCCTCCCAGAGAATTTCCCCGTGGGTCCGTGTTTCTACCACGACATCACAGTGGACATCCCCGTGGAGTTTCAGAAGACCGTCAAGATCATGTATTACCTCTGGATGT TTCACACAGGGACGCTGCTCGCCAACATGGTGGGCTGCATGGCCTGGTTCATCGTGGACGCGTCACGTGGCGTGGACTTTGGCCTGTCCATCCTCTGGCTCATGCTCTTCACTCCGTGTTCGTTCGTCTGCTGGTACAGACCACTTTATGGAGCGTTCAG GAGTGACAGCTCCTTCAggttctttgtgttcttcttcGTGTACATCTGTCAGTTTGGCATCTACGTTCTGCAGTCTATCGGCATCAGAGGCTGGGGCGCCAG CGGGTGGATCTCAGCTCTGACCGGCCTGAATCAGAGCATCCCAGTGGGTATTATAATGATCCTCATCGCTGCTCTCTTTACCTCACTGGCTGTCATGTCCCTCATCATGTTCAAAAAG GTCCATGCGATGTACCGGACCACCGGCGCCAGCTTTGAGAGGGCCCAGCAGGAGTTTGCCACCGGCGTCATGTCCAACAAGACGgtccaggctgctgctgctaacgCCGCCTCCAAGGCGGCACAAGGAACCTTCAAGGAGCAGATCTGA
- the LOC124051236 gene encoding secretory carrier-associated membrane protein 1-like isoform X3: MSDFDSNPFADPEFNNPFPDPSVTQVRQAASPGLEEYNPFTDAKPAPKTAGSTVNTQPAIMKPTEEPPAYSQTQEQSRGAAELLRRQEELERKAAELDRREREMQSLSASGGRKNNWPPLPENFPVGPCFYHDITVDIPVEFQKTVKIMYYLWMFHTGTLLANMVGCMAWFIVDASRGVDFGLSILWLMLFTPCSFVCWYRPLYGAFRSDSSFRFFVFFFVYICQFGIYVLQSIGIRGWGASGWISALTGLNQSIPVGIIMILIAALFTSLAVMSLIMFKKVHAMYRTTGASFERAQQEFATGVMSNKTVQAAAANAASKAAQGTFKEQI, encoded by the exons ATGTCAGATTTCGACAGCAACCCGTTCGCAGACCCGGAGTTTAACAACCCGTTCCCG GATCCATCAGTGACACAAGTACGACAGGCTGCTTCTCCGGGCTTGGAGGAGTACAATCCCTTCACAGATGCCAAACCA GCGCCCAAGACTGCAGGATCCACCGTCAACACGCAGCCCGCCATCATGAAGCCCACGGAGGAGCCTCCAGCCTACTCACAGACACAG gagcaGTCGCGAGGAGCTGCTGAGCTGttgaggaggcaggaggagctggagaggaaggCTGCAGAACTGGACCGCcgggagagagagatgcagtCGCTCAGCGCTTCAGGAG GCAGGAAAAACAACTGGCCTCCCCTCCCAGAGAATTTCCCCGTGGGTCCGTGTTTCTACCACGACATCACAGTGGACATCCCCGTGGAGTTTCAGAAGACCGTCAAGATCATGTATTACCTCTGGATGT TTCACACAGGGACGCTGCTCGCCAACATGGTGGGCTGCATGGCCTGGTTCATCGTGGACGCGTCACGTGGCGTGGACTTTGGCCTGTCCATCCTCTGGCTCATGCTCTTCACTCCGTGTTCGTTCGTCTGCTGGTACAGACCACTTTATGGAGCGTTCAG GAGTGACAGCTCCTTCAggttctttgtgttcttcttcGTGTACATCTGTCAGTTTGGCATCTACGTTCTGCAGTCTATCGGCATCAGAGGCTGGGGCGCCAG CGGGTGGATCTCAGCTCTGACCGGCCTGAATCAGAGCATCCCAGTGGGTATTATAATGATCCTCATCGCTGCTCTCTTTACCTCACTGGCTGTCATGTCCCTCATCATGTTCAAAAAG GTCCATGCGATGTACCGGACCACCGGCGCCAGCTTTGAGAGGGCCCAGCAGGAGTTTGCCACCGGCGTCATGTCCAACAAGACGgtccaggctgctgctgctaacgCCGCCTCCAAGGCGGCACAAGGAACCTTCAAGGAGCAGATCTGA
- the LOC124051236 gene encoding secretory carrier-associated membrane protein 1-like isoform X5 yields the protein MDPSVTQVRQAASPGLEEYNPFTDAKPMAQAPKTAGSTVNTQPAIMKPTEEPPAYSQTQEQSRGAAELLRRQEELERKAAELDRREREMQSLSASGGRKNNWPPLPENFPVGPCFYHDITVDIPVEFQKTVKIMYYLWMFHTGTLLANMVGCMAWFIVDASRGVDFGLSILWLMLFTPCSFVCWYRPLYGAFRSDSSFRFFVFFFVYICQFGIYVLQSIGIRGWGASGWISALTGLNQSIPVGIIMILIAALFTSLAVMSLIMFKKVHAMYRTTGASFERAQQEFATGVMSNKTVQAAAANAASKAAQGTFKEQI from the exons atg GATCCATCAGTGACACAAGTACGACAGGCTGCTTCTCCGGGCTTGGAGGAGTACAATCCCTTCACAGATGCCAAACCA ATGGCGCAGGCGCCCAAGACTGCAGGATCCACCGTCAACACGCAGCCCGCCATCATGAAGCCCACGGAGGAGCCTCCAGCCTACTCACAGACACAG gagcaGTCGCGAGGAGCTGCTGAGCTGttgaggaggcaggaggagctggagaggaaggCTGCAGAACTGGACCGCcgggagagagagatgcagtCGCTCAGCGCTTCAGGAG GCAGGAAAAACAACTGGCCTCCCCTCCCAGAGAATTTCCCCGTGGGTCCGTGTTTCTACCACGACATCACAGTGGACATCCCCGTGGAGTTTCAGAAGACCGTCAAGATCATGTATTACCTCTGGATGT TTCACACAGGGACGCTGCTCGCCAACATGGTGGGCTGCATGGCCTGGTTCATCGTGGACGCGTCACGTGGCGTGGACTTTGGCCTGTCCATCCTCTGGCTCATGCTCTTCACTCCGTGTTCGTTCGTCTGCTGGTACAGACCACTTTATGGAGCGTTCAG GAGTGACAGCTCCTTCAggttctttgtgttcttcttcGTGTACATCTGTCAGTTTGGCATCTACGTTCTGCAGTCTATCGGCATCAGAGGCTGGGGCGCCAG CGGGTGGATCTCAGCTCTGACCGGCCTGAATCAGAGCATCCCAGTGGGTATTATAATGATCCTCATCGCTGCTCTCTTTACCTCACTGGCTGTCATGTCCCTCATCATGTTCAAAAAG GTCCATGCGATGTACCGGACCACCGGCGCCAGCTTTGAGAGGGCCCAGCAGGAGTTTGCCACCGGCGTCATGTCCAACAAGACGgtccaggctgctgctgctaacgCCGCCTCCAAGGCGGCACAAGGAACCTTCAAGGAGCAGATCTGA
- the LOC124051236 gene encoding secretory carrier-associated membrane protein 1-like isoform X6: protein MDPSVTQVRQAASPGLEEYNPFTDAKPAPKTAGSTVNTQPAIMKPTEEPPAYSQTQEQSRGAAELLRRQEELERKAAELDRREREMQSLSASGGRKNNWPPLPENFPVGPCFYHDITVDIPVEFQKTVKIMYYLWMFHTGTLLANMVGCMAWFIVDASRGVDFGLSILWLMLFTPCSFVCWYRPLYGAFRSDSSFRFFVFFFVYICQFGIYVLQSIGIRGWGASGWISALTGLNQSIPVGIIMILIAALFTSLAVMSLIMFKKVHAMYRTTGASFERAQQEFATGVMSNKTVQAAAANAASKAAQGTFKEQI, encoded by the exons atg GATCCATCAGTGACACAAGTACGACAGGCTGCTTCTCCGGGCTTGGAGGAGTACAATCCCTTCACAGATGCCAAACCA GCGCCCAAGACTGCAGGATCCACCGTCAACACGCAGCCCGCCATCATGAAGCCCACGGAGGAGCCTCCAGCCTACTCACAGACACAG gagcaGTCGCGAGGAGCTGCTGAGCTGttgaggaggcaggaggagctggagaggaaggCTGCAGAACTGGACCGCcgggagagagagatgcagtCGCTCAGCGCTTCAGGAG GCAGGAAAAACAACTGGCCTCCCCTCCCAGAGAATTTCCCCGTGGGTCCGTGTTTCTACCACGACATCACAGTGGACATCCCCGTGGAGTTTCAGAAGACCGTCAAGATCATGTATTACCTCTGGATGT TTCACACAGGGACGCTGCTCGCCAACATGGTGGGCTGCATGGCCTGGTTCATCGTGGACGCGTCACGTGGCGTGGACTTTGGCCTGTCCATCCTCTGGCTCATGCTCTTCACTCCGTGTTCGTTCGTCTGCTGGTACAGACCACTTTATGGAGCGTTCAG GAGTGACAGCTCCTTCAggttctttgtgttcttcttcGTGTACATCTGTCAGTTTGGCATCTACGTTCTGCAGTCTATCGGCATCAGAGGCTGGGGCGCCAG CGGGTGGATCTCAGCTCTGACCGGCCTGAATCAGAGCATCCCAGTGGGTATTATAATGATCCTCATCGCTGCTCTCTTTACCTCACTGGCTGTCATGTCCCTCATCATGTTCAAAAAG GTCCATGCGATGTACCGGACCACCGGCGCCAGCTTTGAGAGGGCCCAGCAGGAGTTTGCCACCGGCGTCATGTCCAACAAGACGgtccaggctgctgctgctaacgCCGCCTCCAAGGCGGCACAAGGAACCTTCAAGGAGCAGATCTGA
- the LOC124051236 gene encoding secretory carrier-associated membrane protein 1-like isoform X4, translating into MDPSVTQVRQAASPGLEEYNPFTDAKPVSTFAANLVAAPKTAGSTVNTQPAIMKPTEEPPAYSQTQEQSRGAAELLRRQEELERKAAELDRREREMQSLSASGGRKNNWPPLPENFPVGPCFYHDITVDIPVEFQKTVKIMYYLWMFHTGTLLANMVGCMAWFIVDASRGVDFGLSILWLMLFTPCSFVCWYRPLYGAFRSDSSFRFFVFFFVYICQFGIYVLQSIGIRGWGASGWISALTGLNQSIPVGIIMILIAALFTSLAVMSLIMFKKVHAMYRTTGASFERAQQEFATGVMSNKTVQAAAANAASKAAQGTFKEQI; encoded by the exons atg GATCCATCAGTGACACAAGTACGACAGGCTGCTTCTCCGGGCTTGGAGGAGTACAATCCCTTCACAGATGCCAAACCAGTGAGTACTTTTGCAGCCAACCTGGTGGCA GCGCCCAAGACTGCAGGATCCACCGTCAACACGCAGCCCGCCATCATGAAGCCCACGGAGGAGCCTCCAGCCTACTCACAGACACAG gagcaGTCGCGAGGAGCTGCTGAGCTGttgaggaggcaggaggagctggagaggaaggCTGCAGAACTGGACCGCcgggagagagagatgcagtCGCTCAGCGCTTCAGGAG GCAGGAAAAACAACTGGCCTCCCCTCCCAGAGAATTTCCCCGTGGGTCCGTGTTTCTACCACGACATCACAGTGGACATCCCCGTGGAGTTTCAGAAGACCGTCAAGATCATGTATTACCTCTGGATGT TTCACACAGGGACGCTGCTCGCCAACATGGTGGGCTGCATGGCCTGGTTCATCGTGGACGCGTCACGTGGCGTGGACTTTGGCCTGTCCATCCTCTGGCTCATGCTCTTCACTCCGTGTTCGTTCGTCTGCTGGTACAGACCACTTTATGGAGCGTTCAG GAGTGACAGCTCCTTCAggttctttgtgttcttcttcGTGTACATCTGTCAGTTTGGCATCTACGTTCTGCAGTCTATCGGCATCAGAGGCTGGGGCGCCAG CGGGTGGATCTCAGCTCTGACCGGCCTGAATCAGAGCATCCCAGTGGGTATTATAATGATCCTCATCGCTGCTCTCTTTACCTCACTGGCTGTCATGTCCCTCATCATGTTCAAAAAG GTCCATGCGATGTACCGGACCACCGGCGCCAGCTTTGAGAGGGCCCAGCAGGAGTTTGCCACCGGCGTCATGTCCAACAAGACGgtccaggctgctgctgctaacgCCGCCTCCAAGGCGGCACAAGGAACCTTCAAGGAGCAGATCTGA
- the lhfpl2a gene encoding LHFPL tetraspan subfamily member 2a protein produces the protein MCHVIVTCRSMLWTLLSIVAAFGELIAFMSTDWLVGFPRTPDAVFGPHGATAAGEAYRPTLGIYGRCIKLPHLQRGILCGPYAIHFGEIASGFWQATSIFLAAGILLLCAVAFISVFTMCFQSIMKKSIFNVCGLLQGIAGLFLILGLMLYPAGWGSDKVQLYCGPDAAPYRAGLCSMGWAFYTAMGGTVLTFICAVFSAQAEIATSSDKVQEEIEEGKSLICLL, from the exons ATGTGCCATGTCATTGTCACCTGCCGCTCCATGCTGTGGACTCTGCTGAGCATTGTGGCCGCGTTCGGAGAGCTCATTGCCTTCATGAGCACTGACTGGCTGGTGGGATTCCCCCGCACCCCCGATGCCGTCTTCGGCCCCCATGGGGCCACCGCAGCTGGAGAGGCCTACAGGCCCACTTTGGGCATCTACGGCCGCTGTATAAAACTGCCCCACCTGCAGCGTGGAATACTGTGCGGACCGTACGCCATACACTTTGGGGAGATCGCCAGCGGGTTCTGGCAGGCTACGTCCATCTTCCTAGCGGCAGGAATCCTGCTGCTGTGCGCTGTGGCGTTCATCTCAGTGTTCACCATGTGCTTCCagagcatcatgaagaagaGCATCTTCAACGTGTGTGGACTGCTGCAAGGGATCGCTG GTCTGTTTCTGATCCTGGGTCTGATGTTGTACCCTGCTGGCTGGGGTTCGGACAAGGTCCAGCTGTACTGCGGTCCCGACGCGGCTCCGTACCGGGCCGGGCTCTGCTCCATGGGCTGGGCCTTCTACACTGCCATGGGCGGCACCGTGCTCACCTTCATCTGCGCTGTCTTCTCTGCACAGGCCGAGATCGCCACCTCCAGCGACAAGGTCCAGGAGGAGATCGAGGAGGGAAAAAGCCTGATCTGCCTCCTCTGA